Genomic segment of Leopardus geoffroyi isolate Oge1 chromosome B2, O.geoffroyi_Oge1_pat1.0, whole genome shotgun sequence:
ttattttgatcaaACTGTTAGGTTAGataagttaaaagaaataaaattaaatgttttcttttaccttcatGTATTCCTTGTCtaacacttttcctttccttgtgtaGATTTGACTTTCTGATCTATATCATTTCCCCGATCTCTGAGGAACTTCTTTTAACATGTCTTATCTACTGGCTGCAAATCTTCATCTCAGAAAGCCTTATCTCCTTCACCTGTGAAAGATAATTTCATTGGACACAGAATTCTAGATgagtgcatttcttttctttcaacacttgCATATTTCACTCTACTCTCTTCTGGCCTTAAtggtttctcttgttttctgagatttatttatttatttgagagagagagagagagagagaacatgagcaggggaggtgcagagagagggggacagatccACAATGAGCTCTGTGATGCAGGCAGAGgacctgatggggggctcaaactcatgaaccctgagataatgacctgagttgaagtcagccacttaaccgactgagccacccaggcaccccttgcttaAATAGTTTCTAAAGAGAAGTCTGATGTAATTTTTATCCTTGTTTCTGTAGAACAGGTAAAGTGTTTTTCCcccctggcttctttcaagattttctctttgtcttgttttctgaAGTTTGAATATTATATGCCTAGATAcagatttttcaatatttatcttGCATGTTTCCTTAGtgtcctggatctgtggtttggtgtctgttagtaattttggaaaattctcagccattattattacaaatattgtttctgtttctttcttctttctttctttctttctttctttctttctttctttctttctttctttccttctgctatttCTGTTAAGTGTATTTTACACCTATTGTAATATTCTCATAGGTCTTGGttattctgttcttattttaattctttttcctttttgcttttcagtttgaaAATTTCTATTAACGTATCTTTAGACTCACTGATTCTTTTCTCAGCCATGCCCATTAAGCGGATGAGCCCATCaggtatatttttcatttcttttacactGATTTTGATTTccagcattttcttttgatttttagagtttccatttctctgcttagAGTATCCATCTGTTCTCCCACATTATCCACGTTTTCCTTtaaagcctttattttattttattttattttattttaaagtagccTTCACACCCAggtcagagcccaatgcagggctcaacttatgaccctgagatcaagaccctggGCTGAGatccaagagtcggatgcttaaccaactaagccacccacgtgaccctatcataattattttatttttttatttttattgactaagtttatttatttattttgagaaagagagagagagagagagagagtcccaagcagactttgtattatcagcaaggagcccaacgtggggctcaaactcggggagtgtgagattttgacctgagctgaaatctggcacctagcctactgagccacccaggtgcccctatcatagttattttaaattcaggtctgataattccaaaatctctgCTATATCTGAACCCGGTTCTGATGCTAGTTTTGTCTCTTGAGACTATGTTTATTGTCTTTTAGCatgcattgtaattttttttgtgaaAAGCTGGAATGTTGTATCAGGTAAAAGGAACTGAGATAGACCTTTAGTGTGAGGTGCTGTATTTATGTGGCTAAGAGTTAGGCTGTATTCACTGTTTGTTGCAGCTGTGGTTTCAGAAGATAAAATCTCCTCTAATGTCCCCGTTTTTGTGTCCCTGTTTTGTCTCTGTTGTCTTTGGGTTTCTCCAGAGAGTCCTTATTAAATGGGTCTCAGGTTTGCAGTTCTTCCAGTGCAAGCTCCTATTATTACACAGAAGCCCTGTTAACAGGGTGGTGagatgcagggagagaggggaagagaaaggggaaccattCCAAGATCCTATAATCAGGTCTCAGCCTTTTGTAAATCTGtgtctctgggttgtgagtttcacaaatgtttctcagcttccttccccctctccaacCTCAGGGGATATAAGAGGGCTAGAGGGGGCTAGATTTGGGTATCTCCCCTCAGGTCAGCTAGGCTTTAgtaaaaaccccaaacaaaccctAGTAAAAATTAGTTTCCCTTGAGGGCAGTCCTTGTTAAGGAGAACAGGGAGCTCTGGGCATTTTTCAGAATGGTTACTTTCCTTTGTCTCCCTGCCAAAAGCAGGAGGGCTTTTTCTCTGGTCTTTACAGAACCTAGGGAAACCTCTGGAGGGAAAACTCAACAGCAGTTCATTACAAGGGCAAATTGTATCAATGCTAAGAATGAAAAGTACAGGGTACTATGATAGTACATAATAAGGGAAACTGAGAAAGTCTGTGGGAGCAAGGAAGGTTTTCCTAAGGAAAAGAACTTTTCCTAAGGGAAAACTTTTTTGGCAAAAGAAATAGCATGTGCAATTGCTCAGAGTTAAAAAGGAATATGGAATATTTAAGTGAATGAAGGAAAAATCAGGGTGTCTAGGTTGCCGACAGAGTGGGGAGAGTGGCTCCAGATGAAACTGGAAAGGTAAGGAGGCCAAGAGCTTTGATAGTGATTCTAAGAACAATGAGAAGCAACTTTAGGATTACTGGAGTCAAAGACTGGCAATGAAGCGGGAAAAATAATGGACATTTTCTGAAGGTTGTTCCTTTCAGTTGCCCTTTTCCCCTAATTTAtcactttagtttttctttcactttgagtCTATGCCAAGGGTTCTAATCTAGGGAGTTAGACTTCAAGGAGTCCCTGAACCAGCAGAAATTATATGCAACATTTTGTGTGCACAGACACGTGTATTTTGTGAAGGGTACAGGTTCACAGTTTTATTGAAGAATTCTGCAATTCTCCCACCAAAATTGAGAGTGAGCGATATTATGTTCTTCCATGAAGTTAAAATTAATAACCAACATCTTGCTAAATGGAAGTTGTATCAATGTAAAGTGTCAAAACCAAGTAttagttcatttaaaaagagagggatacaagacaaataaatgttaaagactAATTAATATACagtttaggggcgtctgggtgggtcagtcggttaagtgtctgacttcggctcaggtcaccgtctcatggttcacgggtttgagccctgcgacaggctctgtgctgacagctctgagcctggagcctgctttggattctgtgtctccctctctctctctgcccctcccctgcttgctcgctctttctcaaaaataagcatttaaaaaaattttttaaatatatatacaatttatagtCAAGGCCAGATATTGTCCCATCCTTTATACCTTCTTCAAGTTGGAGGTAATATAAATTAATAGTACTAGTCATGACCTTAAATATTGCAAAATTATGAATTCATACTTACATTATCAAAAAAGGATTAATTATGCCAATATAGTCTTAAGGTTAATTTGAATTTCAATTATTAGAGAACAAGTAACCCATGAGCTGTATTATTTACATAGGATAACCTTCTGCGTTGCCTTCGCCTTCAAGGTGATATTCTCTCTACTCATCTGCCATAAGAGGGGGAAGAGCAAAAACCTGGACTTCCTTGTTTATCCTCCAGTCTCCTGAGTTTGGTTGGTGCAGATGAGACACATTTGCCTTCTAAGCGCGAGTCTTGAACTCTCCTAGTCCACCCATCTCATTCATACCTGCACCTCAGGATTCCCAAGGTCTGTCTGTGCCTGGGTCTGGGTCTCtctgccaaacacacacacacacacacacacacacacacacacacacacacgcattctgTAAATGCATTCTCTCTCCAGGAATGCACGACTCGCCCCTTTCCGAGCAACATTCAGATCCTGAAAGTTCTCCAGCGCTGGATCAGGACTCGAGGCTCCTCCTTCTTTGTTCCCGCAGCGCCAGACCGGTTCTCAGGTTTCCAACCAAGACTGGTCAACTGCAGGTCGGATTGGCTGCGGTAGGAAGAGGAGCAGATGCTCCACCAAATCACAAATCtaggattttaattttacttggtCTCCTCCCTAGAATCCTGGCAACTGGTGTGCATTGTTTCTCTTAGAGGAGAAACCCTTCCTTGCCTGGGTTGCTAAGGAGATGGGACGCTGTAACTTGCTGAGCAGTTGGGACCCTGAAATCCTTTAACTGACCTCAGCAAAGCGACTGCCCTGCGTTGCCTCTTTCCATACCTGCACTCCTCCTtcgtccagaattttttttttcttgactctttCCATGGAAGACTCGACGTCCCCGAAGCAAGAAAAAGCAAACCAAGATCCGAGGGAAGCAGGGCAGCCATGGGAAGAAGTAACAGCAGCTTCTTCCCAAGGTCTTGAGTCTGGGTTATCTGAGTCCTTGGAATTGGAGCAGGGGCTGGAAACTGGACCCCAACCCAGAAGCCCTCCTCAGAGCCCACAGTCCAGAGCCAGCATCCCTCTGGATGACCTCACAGGACCAGGTGCATCATATCCACCTTCCCCTCCACAGGAGGCCTCTTACTCTCCTTCTCCCCCGGCTCTGGCCAGACAGGACCTTGCAGCGCCATGGCAGTCAGACAAAACCACTAGTGTGAATCCCGAAGCTGGGACACCTCACTTCCACCATCTGGAACAATCGTCTGATAAAGGAGAATCGACTGCTTCTCACACATTCCAATCAGAGGGAAGCACCTTCCGACAGTCTCAGCAAACCAAACATGACCTGTATGGACCAGAAGATGTGAACTATAACAACTCTAAACAAAAAGAGCTGAGATTTAACATCTTTCAGGACGAAGACTCAAACAGTAACTATGATCTGGATTACGCTGAACCTGGGGTCTCTGAACTGGCTCCCAGCATGCTTGAGATCACCATTCAGAGTGCTAAGGCTTACTTACAGAAGACTAGTAGCAAGTCTGGCTTAAATTTGTAAGTCCTAAAGGGTTAAaggggggtgtgtgtgcgtgtgtgtgtgtgtgtgtgcatttggcAAAGAAAAGGGGGTGTGAGTATCTGTGTATGAGACTTTGTTTCTGTGGGTGAAtggaaatgtatttgaaaagttTGCATTGGTAGGAGAGAGTTGGTGGCTTAATAACTCTTTGCATCACAGGACTCAAAATAGGTCTTCGGTggtaattcttttcatttccttacaaACCCTTGgcacacacaaataaaacctAGGAGTTATGGAATCTTGGGTTTACAGAGATGATGAAGACAGTGAAGTCCAAGAATCTCTCCAAGATGCTTATAAAAAGTAATTGTCTACCAGTGATAGGGAGTGCATGGCTCTACTCTGAGCATCATGGTAGTTGTATGGCTTGGTTTTGAGTTCCCCTGCAggccggtggggggtgggggggggggcggaggcgggaggggggcggaggCGGGGCAGGGGATCACCAATTATCTCACTTATCTCAGAACTGTCTTGATTTGAGCACTGAATATTCTGTATCCCGAGAAAACCCTCAGTCCTGGATAAACTAGAAGAATCGATCACAATAATTTTAAGTCTGAAGAATTCTTTATTTAATGTGAGAAATCTTGTCCCAAACCTGAGAttgacactttaaaatatttcttctaaagtacagtttttaaactataatttacTAAGCTTAAAGGATGTGATTTATCCTTAGTGGTTATTCTACTTGAATTTCTCATTTGAACTTATTGTCATAATTGTTTGGGTTAAATAACAAGCATAAATTTACAAACTTTgttaaaattccagaaaaaatCATACATACTTGAGAGTtagttaactaaaatttaaaactgaacacaaacataaaaatggaaaattttcctttatggaattattttataaccggtattaattaaatatcaaattttataaaGTCTCTGAGGTAATAAATATCTTCTATAATATTCACTATTGTCTTCTAAGTACTTTAGAGCCTGCAGTTAAAAACcatttggtggggcgcctgggtggcgcagtcggctaagcgtccgacttcggccaggtcacgatctcgcggtccgtgagttcgagccccgcgtcgggctctgggctgatggctcagagcctggagcctgtttctgattctgtgtctccgtctctctctgcccctcccccgttcatgctctgtctctctctgtccccaaaataaataaacgttgggaaaaaaaaatttaaaaaccatttggtAAAAATGACTTTAACTCTATCTCTTATATGCAATTCTTATTTGACAGCcatgaaaaatattgtttttgttgCAATTGAAACAGTCTTTTACTAAAATACAAGATCTGACATTGGTTTTGCTCTGTTGAATAAAATTAGCCTACAAAAAAgaattccttcctccttttctgccattctattaaaacaaattattaaacttcccaaattaaaaaagcTATAACTATGAATTAAAATCCACATTTTATAATTTGACACAAAGGCATTTTCAGATGTGGACCTCTTAAAAAACCAATGCAATATCTTGCCTGAAGAACTATAAATAAAGCACAAGCAGACATTATATTAaagcctgaaaaataaaataaaatttggacttAGAGTCCTCAATTCAATGGCATATATGGTCCCTACTGGAGCAAATCAAGAACTCCAGTTACAACCCAGCTGCCTAGTAAGCAATAATATTTTTATCCTGACTCATTCTCCAGGAGTTTCAATACTGAACAAATATTAAGGAAGCATGATGAAGTTTTAAACAAACTCCATTTCTGTTCACTTACAAGAATAGCAATATTTTGGGAAAGAAGGATTTATTcttcacatgtatttttaaatggcccTTCACATTGGTTGCCCACATaatctgcatattttttctttgatattcctGAGACCCATTagataaataaagatataaagaaaaaatgaaaaataatagctaCGGGCAACTAGTAGAAAGTGGGCAGTTATTGAGTATCTATTTTGTTTCACTCTAATAAGGGAGAGGAtgcattaaaacaacaacatcaaaaacTTAGTTTTGGCCACCTAAGAACCTAATACAGTTGCTGAGTGGGAAATATATCATCTACACAATTGCATAGCAGTGGATCAGTGATCTCAGAGAAGCCCATTGAATGGTTTTCAGGAATGACTGGAGTGATAAGTCCTCAAggacaaaatatgttttaaatgatttcttgagaaaaattatatatatggcaCATAGCAAGCAAAAGCTCTCAGGTTAGGACTTAACAACTATGTGAAACTGATTTTGAGTAGATTTACCTCACTGGGGCAGACATTCTAATTGAGCTAattattagaaatgaaattgGAGAGATGTAATCCTTATCTGCCAGAGGAGAAATTCAGGCAAGTTTGCAAATTGGACAAAGGAATTTCTATCTAACTGAAGAGCACTTTGACAGACGTTTTTTGCTCTTAAATAGTAAATTCACACAGAAAATCTGGTATTTGAAAAAACACACCTGAGCAGTATAAAATGTAATGAATTAACCACTTTTAGGCAGTTTCACTAATTCAGTTATGAAATAAGTACCTAGGAcagtgttgttgttattgttgttgtttttaaatgtttatttatttttgagagagagaaacagagtgcaagctggagagaggcagagaaagagggagacacagaatctgaagcaggcttcaggctctgatctgtcagcacagaacccgacgtggggctcgaactcaccaaccatgagagcatgacctgagccaaagttggattaaccaacagagccacccaggtgtccccttagGGCTGTGTTTTTAATAGAATAGGACAAAAGTGTTAGAGTACATCACAttttaataaagatgaataatattTGATGACATTTTTCAATTGTGTGTGGGGAAGGGTtgcaatatgtatttcttataggTCTAAAAACCACTGAAGTAGATAATTGGTccaggaaatggaaaggaagagaacatATTTAAGAGTCAACAGGATTTAGAAATCAAATTGGATTTGATGAGTGTAGGGGAAAGGGGATGAAAAAgaagttaagggaaaaaaatgtaaaataaggttaatctcttaaatatataactaagagatttcaaatcaaataaaatgtgaaaatatatctgATGCAAAATATGTACCTTGCCATAATATGTGttttaataagttaaatattCATATCACATTGGAGGCATTTCTTAAGCAAAATTCTAGCATAGGTTCTTTCTGGCAGTGGTGAAATTAACGGTGTTTATCCATTTACGATATCTGAAGGCTTTGAGTTCTTGAAGTTTCCTAGAAACCAACTAACTGAGTCTGCACGTGATGCTTCTTCAAAGGCTTTTTGACAAGGATATTatctggaattttctcttttcGGGTAGGTATGATCATCTTTCTGATATGCTCGCCAAGGTCTTAGATGAGCGTCCAGAAAATGCTGTGGATATCATTGAAAGTATCAGCCAAGATGTGAAGATGggacattttaggaaaaaattagaTACACTCCAAAATGAGAATGAGATGCTTCCAACATATGAGATAGCAGAGAAGCAAAGGGCTCTTTTTCTCCAGGGAAATTTGGAAGGAGCTGACCAAGAACTAGAAGATGAAATAGTAAGTCACTGCTGTAAATTTGAATAGCTCAGTCTTAGAGTTTTATTTCAGATGAGTGGGTGTGGGTTGAAATTCATATCAACTGTCTTTTATAGTTTCCTAAATAGTATGTGTAACCTCATTTCACACCATACATTTCCCTGTtacactttctgatttttttacaTTGTGTTTCACAGGGTTAGTTGTTTGTTATATGTTTGTGGGGTTGAGCTCCTTGATGTCAGAGAAAATGATCTCTTCATCTTTTATACCCTCCAAAGTACCTGGGACAGATCTGGGTCTATAGctgtttcttattaatttattaaattaattaatgtcAGATAGTTTAAAATTGGACTTTAAAACAAGTTGCatattttcccctttaatttaCTAGAATAATTAGAAGTACCTCTAATGTCATTTGCATTCTTTTCCAAGGCAACTTCCTCATATTATGTCTTGATATCATGAATGTTACATCAATGAGGCATGATACGAGGGGAGAGGGATAAGATAGTTATTTTAATCTCTATAGACAAAGCGTTGAAAATATTCACAGAGAAAGCTGGTGACAGAGATAAAAAATTGTTATTAGAGAATAAAATTAGTTGTACTACAGAAATTTTagctccaaatatttttaaatagtatcaaGCATGCTATTTCCTGTATGTCCATATGCTTGTCATTTATACTACGGAGTAATTTACACTATACATCTACTGAGCTTCCATGTTTTGTTAACCACTAGACTACTTAAATCTGCCTGTATACTTGCAAATTTGATGTTTGGTGTAAGATAGTTTCAGAAAAGGATGGAAAGTTCAGTcaggaaaaaggagggagggatctAGACAGTAGGTACACCATCTAGGGCTCTGCAACCTTTGTGTGGAGATCCAACCTGACACAGTGGGATACAGGGTACTCAGAAGGAACAGGTGATAGGTGCCAAGGAGTTGACATCGGCTGCACCTTTTCTGAAAATATCTTACGCCAAACATGTGGTTAAATAGCCACATACAGTGATGATAAGTCTGGGGGCAATCAGCATGTAGGGATTAAGCAGATAGGTAGACACTGTTATGGAGGAGCTTATCAAAGAGAAGTCAGACTCCAGTATTAGAAAGGGGCATTGGGCCATCTATAAGCACAGTATTACAAAGTAGGGGTCTGCATCCTAAGACTAGGGAAACTAGGGGTGAGAACACAAACAAGGTGTTTTGGTCCTGGAACTTGAGCTCTTTAACCAGATTTCATAAATTCTTCCTAAGGAAGAGTAGGATTGGTTTTAGGGTCAGGAATAGCTGAGCCATGAGATGAAGATTAAAAGTTCTATCTCAAAGAGTAGAAAGATGCAGGAATAGAAAGACACATAGATCTTGGAAGCACTGAAATGTGAGCTTTGTGACCAACTCATTAACTCATTAAGTTGGAATGCCAACTTAATGTTTAGAGTGTTCGTGCTTCTATTCCTGTCTTTGACCACATCAGAATTCCTGTTCCTAGTTttagcattcatttattcatttatccattaatTCACAAACATTGTGACTACCTACTGCATGCCAGGTACACGTGAAAAAGATACACACATGAAATGATATgcacagaaatgtatttatttatttatttatttatttatttatttattttttaacgtttatttatttttgagacagagagagacagagcatgaacaggggaggggcagagagag
This window contains:
- the RSPH4A gene encoding radial spoke head protein 4 homolog A isoform X2, which translates into the protein MEDSTSPKQEKANQDPREAGQPWEEVTAASSQGLESGLSESLELEQGLETGPQPRSPPQSPQSRASIPLDDLTGPGASYPPSPPQEASYSPSPPALARQDLAAPWQSDKTTSVNPEAGTPHFHHLEQSSDKGESTASHTFQSEGSTFRQSQQTKHDLYGPEDVNYNNSKQKELRFNIFQDEDSNSNYDLDYAEPGVSELAPSMLEITIQSAKAYLQKTSSKSGLNLYDHLSDMLAKVLDERPENAVDIIESISQDVKMGHFRKKLDTLQNENEMLPTYEIAEKQRALFLQGNLEGADQELEDEIAENALPNVMESAFYFEQAGVGLGTDETYRVFLALKQLTDTHPIQRCRFWGKILGLEMNYIVAEVEFREGEDEEDVEEEDVTEERDDADSEADEDDEDQLPRTFYKSPQAIPKEENRTGANKYVYFVCNEPGRPWVKLPSVTPAQIVTARKIKKFFTGRLDAPIISYPPFPGNESNYLRAQIARISAGTHVSPLGFYQFGEEEGEEEEEVEGRRDSFEENPDFEGIQVIDLVESLSNWVHHVQHILSQKSRIYHLGQHGYPQISFLNMLLQSLDPTFGLGHMPFPMAKSLKIST